From Nymphalis io chromosome 29, ilAglIoxx1.1, whole genome shotgun sequence:
GTGGACTGTTACATCATAGTAGGAAACACCAGACCATAACAATACCAAACCCATCGGTCATGTTCAAAGTGTACAGTGGTGaatcaaataaatgtataaaagaatTGTAGATGTTTATACTAAAAGTTTGACTATAAGATATATAGATACTGAAAACTTCAGTCACataggataaaaaaaatgtttagtgtttacatagttaaaaatatatgtataaagtccgattactatatattttttcttttaatgttaCATGGCTTTGTAAATAGTATACGCTGTAATAGTATATGTCTTGTAATGATACTTCGGTCACATAGTTTAATGAAATGGGCTcgacttaaaaattataataatacaagaaaagttgtaatataataaggcaagtggaataataaaaaaaaattgataagaCTATGTGGATGACATATAAGACGGGAGTAATTGAAGATACAAATAGAGTTCGAGCAGAATGAAAGAGAAGAAGAAACAAATAGCATAAGGCATCACGATAAGAATGATCTGTTGATCAGATAGACCCATCAAGCTAGCACTTGAAATGAGGAAATATATAAGATCTCTTTGGATGAAAttcaaagattattattatttatatacaaggtGACTTGACCCTTAGCTATTGGCAATGCTAGTCATTGAAGAAatcttgaataaatttatttatataccataaacacataatatagtatttaaataacagtGTTCTTCATAATAAAAGTACTCTTACTACAAATAAagatattgaattaatattattttattgatgcgTCAGATGGATCGAGAAATTCTGGGGGATTACcgaaatttttatacattagaaGTATATGAGTTTTTACAAAATGGAAAATGGTGTGGTCTGTCGCCTTGGCTCATCTTGCAGCCAAAAACAgctttataatttgatataattaacaaattgtATCGTTTTCtagtaagtaatatatttaaaagttacgtGTTTCATTTGGTGGGCTATATTTAAGGAGTATTTTAATcgtaaaagcaaacaaaattaaGCGTAAAATGGCAAACTATTccgttattatttaacaataaacaaacCACAAGTGGAAGAATTTAAGACAAATAATAGAATCAAAGATCATGAAGAAAAGAAGACTGATTGCTCGCATGGTTTCAGGTCGAGGAGGAAATCGAACTACCCGCGGGCCTGTGCTGCAACTGCACGAACAGCGCCATCTCTGGGTGGCAGTTCAGACAGCTATGTCTCGAATCGAACAGAAATTGGATGAAAACAACACTATTACTGTCTAAAACGAAAATTCAGCCAACAAACAAAGATAAAACCATTTTCATAGGCTTTAACACTTTGATAAGAGAcaacattgaaaataaacacACAACAGATGCTGTGGATAGACTTAATACACTCATCGGTTCAAAGAAAAAAACTAgatctaaatacaaaaaaaatgatataagtaACATTTATATGTGTAAGGATTGTGGCAAAGATTTCACGGTTCCGTATTTCTTGAACCGTCATTTACTGAGTACGAAAAAACGCGCTTGCACTCTCTGCGGTAAGATTTTGCCGAGGGAACGTTTGGCTAGACATTTGAACAGAGTTCACGCTAAGTTTGTACTGAATTGCGATATCTGCGAGAAATTATTCGATGAACAACTCGAATTGGAAAAACACAAGATATTATTACACGGCGATGGCTCATATCAATGTAAAACGTGTAAGAATGGATTCAAAAACGAGAGATCTCTCCGTGCACATATGTACACGCACACGCTATTCAATTGCTCGTCCTGTAACGCtagttttgaaaatagaaaatgTTACACGCACCACAGAAAAATCTGCGACGGCTCTAAACACACAACGGAAGGTATATATGAATGCGACGAATGTGGTAATATATACACGAAGAAGCCATCGTTGAAGGTTCACATCGTTCAGAAACATTTGAACGTTCTGCCGTATGTTTGTCAAATATGCGGGAAACGTAGTTCGACGAAAAATCATCACAAGGCTCATGAACTAATCCACAAAACAGAAAGAAAAGTCTACCAATGTTTCTGCGGTGCGAAAATGCTCACAGAACTCGGTTTCAATATGCACCAGAGAATACATTCTGGGGAAAAGCCTTACGAATGCGGGGTATGTGGTGACAGGTTCCTGTCGGCTTCTAGAAGGTTGGATCACATCAAGAGAAGACACAGGAGTAAGGAGATGGCGCACGGTTGTGACCAATGCGAGGCTAGGTTCGTTAGGCCGTTTGaactaaaaaaacattacaaatcgGCGCATTTGATGAGCGTCAATTAAATTAAGGATATTTAAAGAGGTTGGTACATTTATATGTAGtagggataaaataaaaatacactttattcaaatacGCTTCCATACAACTTTATTTGTCACTTCATTTTACATGATTAAACTTAATGTAAAGCCACTGGTTTCAAAATAAAGATTCTACGGGGAAAAACCGACAAGTAACTTTGTAGTTTATTAatcatgaattataaaattttatgtaatatgtccTATTGCTTGACTAAGGTCGTGTTATGTGGTAAAGGTTTTGAGTGCATTTGACCGCGCCGCGCAAGGTGGTTTACTAAATGACGTCAtgtgttaacatttttttgttctaCCGTCGAGCTCGAGTAAACCCTCAATATTACGCTAAGAGTCATGTGGAATTATATGAATCACTAAttggaataaatatattgtttttttataaaattgtaagtttTCTTGCATTTTTAcgattttacattaaaatattttttcttttgttccaGCCGCAAGAGGAATATTTATTCCCAAAGGGTTTTTGTTCTGATTGCACGAGGGTTGCGATTGCCTCGTACGAGTTCAGAGTGTTTGTACGAAAGTCCGAAAAACTATGGACAAACTGTATAGAATCGCTTCAAACTGTCCCAACTTTGATCACATCCCAAAAATCGATTTACGCTATCGTACGTAATAACTTACTAATTCATACGGTCAGTAACTTCGAGGGTAACGCAAAAGACTTGTTGAACCATCTGACGAATAGATTCGTAGCGAGGAAGATTTTAATAGAGAGGAAGCCGAGGCACCCGAGACACCCCAGGACTGGACCGTCGTGTAGCTGCACGGATTGTGGCAAAAGTTTCCTTAGTCCGTATTATTTAAACATGCACTTGCGTAATAGCGGTCAGAAAGAGGCGTGCTGGCTCTGTGGCGCGATGGTGATAAGAGGGAAGGAGATGCACGAACATATGTCCAAAATTCACAAGACCGACATGTTTTTGTGTACCGAATGCCCGATGCTGTTCAAAAGTGAGCTGGAACGGAAGAGACACATTAAGAAATGTCATGGACCGGGTGTACTGACGTGCGCTGATTGCGGGAGAACGTTCCAGAGGCCCGGATCGTTCGAAGTGCATTCACAAATGCACGCAGTGAGGACGTGCCGGGCTTGTGGCGCACAGTTCGCGAACCGTGGTTGTTACAGAGAACACAGGTCGAAATGCGAACCGAACGCAAAACCAGACTTGAAAACGATACCGAGAAATAAAAGATCGAACATTCGAGATCCCGCTACGTTCACTTGTGACTATTGTAATAAAACGTATCATTCACGTCCGCAGTTAAAAAACCACATTCTATGGATACATATGGACATAAGACCGCACCAGTGTCAATGGTGCGGGAAGCGTTTCTACACTCCAGCGCGTTTAGCTGAACATTCGGTTGTGCACACGCGCGTCAGGAATTTCGAATGCGATATTTGTGGCGCGAAATTAGTATCCAAAATGGCGGCCGTGTACCATAGAAGAAGGCATACGGGCGAAAGGCCATACGAGTGTCAGGATTGCGGTGAAAAGTTTATATCGTCGTCTCGAAGATCAGAACACGCGAAACGCAGGCACAACAGAGGTTCTCGTCTCCAATGTACTGAGTGTCACGCGAGTTTTGTTAGGAACCATGAATTAAAGAAACATATGGATAAAGTTCATAATCCAGATAATCACTTGttggtcaaaataaaaaaagaaaagtttttcCCAATAGCGACAACTCAAAAACTTTGAAAATTTTCCATAGACAATAATTTGAAATGGTGCTGTGTCAATttagaaactttaaaataattatattatgttctttcaataaatttgattccgtaatttattcaatttttttacaaaaatgtattaGGAACAAATGatgctaattaaattattagactGGGTTCACTCGCGTTAAAAGTAACTGCTCCGCCCCTTGTGTTGCAGTCTGTCTttcctttctcaataaatattataggtagTAGATACAAAAAGTTGTTTTCAAATCgaatttcaaacaaacaaacatactgttcagcttaatataaaattatattctgaatactaatgcattttttttattccagtaAAAATTTTTGATTGGTGCCAAATACCAAATAGAATAAGTTGTCTATATTCATAGacaaatttaagtaattataatttttaaatgttctaagtaattgtaaaatttttgtaatcaataaaatgtaataaatacattattaatattcaggtgaggtttttgttttatttcctcGAGATTCTAATTGACAAGCTAGCTTTAAAAgtctataagaaatataattaaatgatggcGTGGATTTACATGCAAGACGAATGAATCAAACTACATAACCTATTCCATTCAATAAAAATCTCTACTTATTCTTCGTTTCTATATCTTAGATTCAAagaggttcaaacccgggcaagcaccactaaattttcatgtgcttaatttgtgattataattcatcttgtgctttgcggtgaaggaaaacatcgtgaggaaacctgcatgtgtctaattttatttactgaaattctgccacatgtgtattccaccaacccgcattggagcagcgtggtggaataagctccaaaccttctcctcaaaaagtggagaggaggcctttagcccagcagtgggacattcacaggctgttacggaatatcttagatttacatataccATGCGACTTGCAAtataatagctctgctatattgtGCACTGCAAATTGTTCTGGATGAATATACATACAGTTATGATACAACATTATtccgtttaaataattattttaatttttaaacatatttattttaaaacttttccaATGGTCTGATAATGGCTAACATTTAAAACGCTACTTTTCACGGGTCTATAAcgaataccacagattattcaTGACCACCTTCGATATCACGTCTATACAATGTCAAAGTTCCTGTGATTGGAAAGCActatttaatatagttaattatgtattttatttgagaaCAAAAGTAACTAATGAGTttctttaagattattttattttatcgtctttctatttaagtaattttaaatatttcaaaatgttcaattaatttataattttaactattataaataaatattagttgatCAACGAAATTATTTCCAAATATTCTATGACTAGATTAGCTATTGTATAGCAATTTTCGTGTTATACTTTgagtatatacatttaaatatatatatacgcaatAAACAATACCACAACAaagatttagataaaatttttagtaattacgagctgataaaaagaaaaaatacttatgtaaatatattataatatttgttatgtttatatagtttgGGAACACTTGTTATTAAACTTTGAAAAGCTCTAGATTTTAATTCATATCCGCTTTATCATCCACAGtagtaattaaatgtaaaacttacAACGGAAAAACTCAGTAAACCATATTCCATGCTGTTTATATGCcttcatcatttatttttcaacatATTA
This genomic window contains:
- the LOC126779707 gene encoding zinc finger protein 546-like; amino-acid sequence: MNSTTMSRQVDVKALVSHVVRGDGVNRCRICMGDTTEGQVHLSDTVIMDGEKPVTLSELLETVTGIQMQLDTDGDLPAGICPECSKCALNAAEFRTLCHHAIKQWDLTIQLLQNLPGQCNDKIKTMFAIIDQSQMIIINDDMSEDSFGTNSAAQRLTAHVKPKTIVNKKDNNLSFCKCPNCGKEFQYSHQLSHHLKESTDMKRACHICSEIMLRNDLVSHMLDVHKKNPYDCKKCPALLYSHNQYIRHLTKAHTRGACTCIECGRNFQSSNAYHAHVSVHRPKSCPSCDKMFRNQTCYVHHVKECCNLDKNREDTHHTKNKVTVDVMNENSKKNIKVGLRGSAAKECICDHCGKKFAGKKFVAAHIQIVHMKNTHRPCVYCGKFLAAAHMTQHVKKHETDPSYTCQHCSIVLKTRLGYIQHLRLHTGERPYACDTCGESFSASSRRSEHIRKVHKSSGIILKQACHLCPAKFRLPYRLKKHLKAVHNDEGDSSLSQYECKVCHDKFGSYRGLLHHSRKHQTITIPNPSVMFKVYSDVEEEIELPAGLCCNCTNSAISGWQFRQLCLESNRNWMKTTLLLSKTKIQPTNKDKTIFIGFNTLIRDNIENKHTTDAVDRLNTLIGSKKKTRSKYKKNDISNIYMCKDCGKDFTVPYFLNRHLLSTKKRACTLCGKILPRERLARHLNRVHAKFVLNCDICEKLFDEQLELEKHKILLHGDGSYQCKTCKNGFKNERSLRAHMYTHTLFNCSSCNASFENRKCYTHHRKICDGSKHTTEGIYECDECGNIYTKKPSLKVHIVQKHLNVLPYVCQICGKRSSTKNHHKAHELIHKTERKVYQCFCGAKMLTELGFNMHQRIHSGEKPYECGVCGDRFLSASRRLDHIKRRHRSKEMAHGCDQCEARFPQEEYLFPKGFCSDCTRVAIASYEFRVFVRKSEKLWTNCIESLQTVPTLITSQKSIYAIVRNNLLIHTVSNFEGNAKDLLNHLTNRFVARKILIERKPRHPRHPRTGPSCSCTDCGKSFLSPYYLNMHLRNSGQKEACWLCGAMVIRGKEMHEHMSKIHKTDMFLCTECPMLFKSELERKRHIKKCHGPGVLTCADCGRTFQRPGSFEVHSQMHAVRTCRACGAQFANRGCYREHRSKCEPNAKPDLKTIPRNKRSNIRDPATFTCDYCNKTYHSRPQLKNHILWIHMDIRPHQCQWCGKRFYTPARLAEHSVVHTRVRNFECDICGAKLVSKMAAVYHRRRHTGERPYECQDCGEKFISSSRRSEHAKRRHNRGSRLQCTECHASFVRNHELKKHMDKVHNPDNHLLVKIKKEKFFPIATTQKL